One Oryza sativa Japonica Group chromosome 8, ASM3414082v1 DNA window includes the following coding sequences:
- the LOC4346000 gene encoding 3-oxoacyl-[acyl-carrier-protein] reductase FabG, whose protein sequence is MASSSRPEEAAAAAPPWSRLEGRVVLVTGASSGLGREFCLDLARAGCLVVAAARRADRLRSLCDEINASAPRASAAAAAVELDVASGGPALEAAVQSAWDAFGRIDVLINNAGLRGGVHSPLDWPEDEWETLIKTNLTGSWLVAKHLPSLPCIMPQS, encoded by the exons ATGGCGTCGTCGTCAcggccggaggaggcggcggcggcggcgccgccgtggagcAGGCTGGAGGGGCGGGTGGTGCTGGTGACGGGCGCCTCCTCGGGGCTCGGCCGCGAGTTCTGCCTCGACCTGGCGCGCGCCGGCTGcctggtcgtcgccgccgcgcgccgcgccgaccGCCTCCGCTCGCTCTGCGACGAGATCAACGCCTCCGCCCCCcgggcttcggcggcggcggccgccgtcgagctcgacgTCGCCTCCGGTGGGCCCGCCTTGGAGGCCGCCGTGCAGAGCGCCTGGGACGCCTTCGGCCGCATCGACGTCCTCATCAACAACGCTGGCCTTCGAG GAGGTGTGCACTCACCATTGGATTGGCCTGAGGATGAATGGGAGACACTTATCAAGACAAACCTCACAGGATCATGGCTCGTCGCCAAGCAT CTTCCAAGTCTGCCATGCATTATGCCACAAAG CTAA
- the LOC4346000 gene encoding 3-oxoacyl-[acyl-carrier-protein] reductase FabG isoform X1, with amino-acid sequence MASSSRPEEAAAAAPPWSRLEGRVVLVTGASSGLGREFCLDLARAGCLVVAAARRADRLRSLCDEINASAPRASAAAAAVELDVASGGPALEAAVQSAWDAFGRIDVLINNAGLRGGVHSPLDWPEDEWETLIKTNLTGSWLVAKHVCRRMRDAKLKGSVINISSVSGLNRGHLPGSTGYAASKSAMHYATKLMALELGAYGIRVNSIAPGIFKSEITAPLLQKKWLSTVVSKIVPLKTHGTTDPALTSLVRFLIHETSSYVTGNIFIVDSGATLPGVPIFSSL; translated from the exons ATGGCGTCGTCGTCAcggccggaggaggcggcggcggcggcgccgccgtggagcAGGCTGGAGGGGCGGGTGGTGCTGGTGACGGGCGCCTCCTCGGGGCTCGGCCGCGAGTTCTGCCTCGACCTGGCGCGCGCCGGCTGcctggtcgtcgccgccgcgcgccgcgccgaccGCCTCCGCTCGCTCTGCGACGAGATCAACGCCTCCGCCCCCcgggcttcggcggcggcggccgccgtcgagctcgacgTCGCCTCCGGTGGGCCCGCCTTGGAGGCCGCCGTGCAGAGCGCCTGGGACGCCTTCGGCCGCATCGACGTCCTCATCAACAACGCTGGCCTTCGAG GAGGTGTGCACTCACCATTGGATTGGCCTGAGGATGAATGGGAGACACTTATCAAGACAAACCTCACAGGATCATGGCTCGTCGCCAAGCATGTATGTAGACGCATGCGTGATGCCAAGCTAAAGGGTTCAGTAATTAACATTTCCTCTGTTTCTGGTCTTAACCGTGGTCATCTGCCTGGCTCCACTGGATACGCAGCTTCCAAGTCTGCCATGCATTATGCCACAAAG CTAATGGCTTTGGAATTAGGAGCATATGGCATTAGAGTGAACTCAATAGCACCTGGAATCTTCAAGTCAGAGATAACCGCTCCTCTATTGCAAAAGAAATGGTTGAGCACTGTTGTTTCAAAGATAGTGCCACTTAAGACTCATGGCACTACTGATCCAGCATTGACGTCGCTGGTTCGTTTTCTGATCCATGAAACATCATCATATGTGACTGGCAACATCTTCATTGTAGATTCTGGTGCCACCTTACCTGGTGTTCCAATATTCTCTTCTCTGTAA